In the Hordeum vulgare subsp. vulgare chromosome 7H, MorexV3_pseudomolecules_assembly, whole genome shotgun sequence genome, one interval contains:
- the LOC123407122 gene encoding glucose-1-phosphate adenylyltransferase small subunit, chloroplastic/amyloplastic isoform X2, whose amino-acid sequence MTSKVNSHITQYLYPSILYPSVMDVPLASKVPLPSPSKHEQCNVYSHKSSSKHADLNPHAIDSVLGIILGGGAGTRLYPLTKKRAKPAVPLGANYRLIDIPVSNCLNSNISKIYVLTQFNSASLNRHLSRAYGSNIGGYKNEGFVEVLAAQQSPDNPDWFQGTADAVRQYLWLFEEHNVMEYLILAGDHLYRMDYEKFIQAHRETDADITVAALPMDEERATAFGLMKIDEEGRIIEFAEKPKGEQLKAMMVDTTILGLEDARAKEMPYIASMGIYVISKHVMLQLLREQFPGANDFGSEVIPGATSTGMRVQAYLYDGYWEDIGTIEAFYNANLGITKKPIPDFSFYDRSAPIYTQPRHLPPSKVLDADVTDSVIGEGCVIKNCKIHHSVVGLRSCISEGAIIEDTLLMGADYYETEADKKLLAEKGGIPIGIGKNSHIKRAIIDKNARIGDNVMIINVDNVQEAARETDGYFIKSGIVTVIKDALLPSGTVI is encoded by the exons ATGACTTCAAAAGTGAACTCACACATCACTCAATATCTATATCCTTCCATTTTATATCCCTCGGTGATGGATGTACCTTTGGCATCTAAAGTTCCCTTGCCCTCCCCTTCCAAGCATGAACAATGCAACGTTTATAGTCATAAGAGCTCATCGAAGCATGCAGATCTCAATCCCCATGCTATTGAT AGTGTTCTCGGTATCATTCTTGGAGGTGGTGCAGGGACTAGATTGTATCCCCTGACGAAGAAGCGTGCAAAGCCTGCAGTGCCATTGGGTGCCAACTACAGGCTTATTGATATTCCTGTCAGTAATTGTCTGAACAGCAACATATCAAAGATCTATGTGCTCACACAGTTCAACTCAGCTTCTCTTAATCGTCATCTCTCACGAGCCTATGGGAGCAACATTGGAGGTTACAAGAATGAAGGATTTGTTGAAGTCCTTGCTGCACAGCAGAGCCCAGATAACCCTGACTGGTTCCAG GGTACTGCAGATGCTGTAAGGCAGTACTTGTGGCTATTCGAGGAGCATAATGTTATGGAGTATCTAATTCTTGCTGGAGATCACCTGTACCGAATGGACTATGAAAAGTTTATTCAGGCACACAGAGAAACGGATGCTGATATTACTGTTGCTGCCTTGCCCATGGATGAGGAACGTGCAACTGCATTTGGCCTTATGAAAATCGATGAAGAAGGGAGGATAATTGAATTCGCAGAGAAACCAAAAGGAGAACAGTTGAAAGCTATGATG GTTGATACGACCATACTTGGCCTTGAAGATGCGAGGGCAAAGGAAATGCCTTATATTGCTAGCATGGGTATCTATGTTATTAGCAAACATGTGATGCTTCAGCTTCTCCGTGAGCAATTTCCTGGAGCTAATGACTTCGGAAGTGAAGTTATTCCTGGTGCAACTAGCACTGGCATGAGG GTACAAGCATACCTATACGACGGTTACTGGGAAGATATTGGTACAATTGAGGCATTCTATAATGCAAATTTGGGAATTACCAAAAAACCAATACCTGATTTCAG TTTCTATGACCGTTCTGCTCCCATTTACACACAACCTCGACACTTGCCTCCTTCAAAGGTTCTTGATGCTGATGTGACAGACAGTGTAATTGGTGAAGGATGTGTTATTAAA AACTGCAAGATACACCATTCAGTAGTTGGACTCCGTTCCTGCATATCTGAAGGTGCAATAATAGAGGACACGTTGCTAATGGGTGCGGACTACTATGAG ACTGAAGCTGATAAGAAACTCCTTGCTGAAAAAGGTGGCATTCCCATTGGTATTGGAAAGAATTCACACATCAAAAGAGCAATCATTGACAAGAATGCTCGTATTGGAGATAACGTGATG ATAATCAATGTTGACAATGTTCAAGAAGCGGCGAGGGAGACAGATGGATACTTCATCAAAAGTGGCATCGTAACTGTGATCAAGGATGCTTTACTCCCTAGTGGAACAGTCATATGA
- the LOC123407122 gene encoding glucose-1-phosphate adenylyltransferase small subunit, chloroplastic/amyloplastic isoform X1, whose protein sequence is MAMAAAASPSKILIPPHRASAVTAAASTSCDSLRLLCAPRGRRQRPRGLVARPVPRRPFFFSPRAVSDSKSSQTCLDPDASTSVLGIILGGGAGTRLYPLTKKRAKPAVPLGANYRLIDIPVSNCLNSNISKIYVLTQFNSASLNRHLSRAYGSNIGGYKNEGFVEVLAAQQSPDNPDWFQGTADAVRQYLWLFEEHNVMEYLILAGDHLYRMDYEKFIQAHRETDADITVAALPMDEERATAFGLMKIDEEGRIIEFAEKPKGEQLKAMMVDTTILGLEDARAKEMPYIASMGIYVISKHVMLQLLREQFPGANDFGSEVIPGATSTGMRVQAYLYDGYWEDIGTIEAFYNANLGITKKPIPDFSFYDRSAPIYTQPRHLPPSKVLDADVTDSVIGEGCVIKNCKIHHSVVGLRSCISEGAIIEDTLLMGADYYETEADKKLLAEKGGIPIGIGKNSHIKRAIIDKNARIGDNVMIINVDNVQEAARETDGYFIKSGIVTVIKDALLPSGTVI, encoded by the exons ATGGCGATGGCCGCGGCCGCCTCCCCTTCCAAGATCCTGATCCCTCCGCACCGAGCCTCCGCCGTGACCGCTGCCGCGTCCACCTCCTGCGACTCCCTCCGCCTCCTCTGCGCGCCACGAGGACGGCGCCAGCGCCCGCGCGGGTTGGTCGCGCGTCCGGTTCCGCGGcggcccttcttcttctccccacgTGCCGTGTCAGACTCCAAGAGCTCCCAGACTTGTCTCGACCCCGACGCAAGCACG AGTGTTCTCGGTATCATTCTTGGAGGTGGTGCAGGGACTAGATTGTATCCCCTGACGAAGAAGCGTGCAAAGCCTGCAGTGCCATTGGGTGCCAACTACAGGCTTATTGATATTCCTGTCAGTAATTGTCTGAACAGCAACATATCAAAGATCTATGTGCTCACACAGTTCAACTCAGCTTCTCTTAATCGTCATCTCTCACGAGCCTATGGGAGCAACATTGGAGGTTACAAGAATGAAGGATTTGTTGAAGTCCTTGCTGCACAGCAGAGCCCAGATAACCCTGACTGGTTCCAG GGTACTGCAGATGCTGTAAGGCAGTACTTGTGGCTATTCGAGGAGCATAATGTTATGGAGTATCTAATTCTTGCTGGAGATCACCTGTACCGAATGGACTATGAAAAGTTTATTCAGGCACACAGAGAAACGGATGCTGATATTACTGTTGCTGCCTTGCCCATGGATGAGGAACGTGCAACTGCATTTGGCCTTATGAAAATCGATGAAGAAGGGAGGATAATTGAATTCGCAGAGAAACCAAAAGGAGAACAGTTGAAAGCTATGATG GTTGATACGACCATACTTGGCCTTGAAGATGCGAGGGCAAAGGAAATGCCTTATATTGCTAGCATGGGTATCTATGTTATTAGCAAACATGTGATGCTTCAGCTTCTCCGTGAGCAATTTCCTGGAGCTAATGACTTCGGAAGTGAAGTTATTCCTGGTGCAACTAGCACTGGCATGAGG GTACAAGCATACCTATACGACGGTTACTGGGAAGATATTGGTACAATTGAGGCATTCTATAATGCAAATTTGGGAATTACCAAAAAACCAATACCTGATTTCAG TTTCTATGACCGTTCTGCTCCCATTTACACACAACCTCGACACTTGCCTCCTTCAAAGGTTCTTGATGCTGATGTGACAGACAGTGTAATTGGTGAAGGATGTGTTATTAAA AACTGCAAGATACACCATTCAGTAGTTGGACTCCGTTCCTGCATATCTGAAGGTGCAATAATAGAGGACACGTTGCTAATGGGTGCGGACTACTATGAG ACTGAAGCTGATAAGAAACTCCTTGCTGAAAAAGGTGGCATTCCCATTGGTATTGGAAAGAATTCACACATCAAAAGAGCAATCATTGACAAGAATGCTCGTATTGGAGATAACGTGATG ATAATCAATGTTGACAATGTTCAAGAAGCGGCGAGGGAGACAGATGGATACTTCATCAAAAGTGGCATCGTAACTGTGATCAAGGATGCTTTACTCCCTAGTGGAACAGTCATATGA